One Cylindrospermum stagnale PCC 7417 DNA segment encodes these proteins:
- a CDS encoding ISLre2-like element ISCst1 family transposase, translating to MEKNIYAILDLTKSLEDFKENIAKLLELTDVQEWDGRIVKEREQKIRDASLILAGQCIALFLYNLSSSQEALDTAINQTQGWWNPKTHRHGLRKRQILTVGNVLVTLNLPYVVTRTEKNEKNKSSGQGFCPFLKWLGMEEGLTPLVWSTITQYGAISGSFEAACTFLIGWGINVSLKRIERLTYKFGKIGINLRQSKILNRKSGNLPSGNFLKGQRVVIAADGGRTKIRINKKGRRNSKTNRHGFTGTWIEPKLLTIYVVDEQGKKVKNSEIPITNDGTYSDYKVFLDILEMHLVSLGISQAKQVLLIADGAEWIWIHIPTLLKRLGCPTETYELFDFYHVTEHLQTFADVAFSDDKERKDWFNKARKTLKQGNALTLMKQMDEFILKTTGERCKTMVSQRDYLLRAYREGRLNYAKMLEKKLPIGSGAIESLIRQVVNLRMKGNSKFWLKENAEIILHLRCQWMAGSWNNFGDSILTSFIKPKTVG from the coding sequence ATGGAAAAAAATATATATGCAATTTTAGATTTAACCAAATCCTTGGAAGATTTTAAAGAGAATATTGCGAAACTTTTAGAATTGACTGATGTCCAAGAATGGGATGGGCGAATTGTTAAAGAAAGAGAACAAAAAATTAGAGATGCTTCCCTTATTTTGGCGGGTCAATGTATCGCCTTATTTTTATATAATCTTTCTTCTTCTCAAGAAGCTCTTGATACAGCAATAAATCAAACCCAAGGCTGGTGGAACCCTAAAACTCATAGGCATGGGCTGAGAAAAAGACAAATATTAACGGTCGGAAATGTTTTAGTAACTTTAAACCTACCATATGTAGTAACAAGAACTGAGAAAAATGAGAAAAATAAATCCTCTGGTCAAGGCTTCTGTCCATTTTTAAAATGGTTGGGGATGGAAGAAGGTTTAACACCATTAGTTTGGTCAACTATCACTCAATATGGTGCAATTTCTGGTTCATTTGAAGCTGCCTGTACATTTCTAATCGGTTGGGGAATTAATGTAAGTTTAAAGCGTATTGAACGGCTCACATATAAGTTTGGTAAAATCGGAATCAACCTTCGTCAATCGAAAATATTGAATCGAAAAAGCGGAAATTTGCCCAGTGGTAATTTCCTTAAAGGACAGAGAGTTGTAATCGCGGCAGATGGTGGCAGAACAAAAATTAGAATTAATAAAAAAGGAAGGAGAAATTCAAAAACAAACCGTCATGGCTTTACAGGCACATGGATTGAGCCAAAGTTACTAACAATTTATGTAGTTGATGAACAAGGTAAAAAAGTTAAAAATTCTGAAATTCCTATCACTAATGATGGAACATATAGTGACTATAAAGTATTTTTAGATATTTTAGAAATGCATCTGGTTAGTTTGGGAATTAGCCAAGCAAAGCAAGTTTTATTAATCGCAGACGGAGCCGAATGGATCTGGATACATATTCCGACACTTCTAAAACGCTTGGGATGTCCAACTGAAACTTATGAATTATTTGATTTTTATCATGTTACAGAACATTTACAAACTTTTGCAGATGTTGCTTTTAGTGATGATAAAGAACGTAAAGATTGGTTTAATAAAGCACGAAAAACTTTAAAGCAAGGTAATGCTCTTACCTTAATGAAGCAGATGGATGAATTTATTTTAAAAACTACTGGAGAGCGTTGCAAAACTATGGTTTCTCAAAGAGATTACCTTTTACGTGCGTATCGTGAAGGACGTTTGAATTATGCCAAAATGTTAGAAAAAAAACTGCCAATTGGTAGTGGTGCGATTGAGAGCTTAATTCGCCAAGTTGTTAATTTAAGGATGAAAGGTAATAGTAAATTTTGGTTAAAAGAAAATGCAGAAATTATATTACATCTACGCTGTCAATGGATGGCTGGTAGTTGGAATAATTTTGGTGATTCAATTTTAACTTCTTTCATTAAACCAAAAACTGTTGGATGA
- the vapC gene encoding type II toxin-antitoxin system tRNA(fMet)-specific endonuclease VapC, which produces MRYLLDTNVCARYLNGRSLAIRERLRATNFADIAVCSVVKGELFYGAMRSNNPERTLARQQEFLNLFVSLPFDDSAAFIYGRIRADLAANGTPIGPNDFQIAAIAMVNNLILVTHNTREFSRVNGLQIEDWEE; this is translated from the coding sequence GTGAGGTATTTACTGGATACTAATGTTTGCGCTCGTTATCTCAATGGTAGGTCACTGGCAATTCGTGAGCGTCTACGAGCAACAAATTTTGCAGATATTGCAGTGTGTTCTGTGGTCAAAGGGGAGTTATTTTATGGAGCAATGAGAAGCAATAATCCTGAAAGAACGCTAGCGAGACAGCAAGAGTTTCTCAATCTGTTTGTTTCGCTGCCGTTTGATGATTCGGCTGCATTCATTTACGGAAGAATTCGAGCGGATTTGGCAGCTAATGGGACTCCTATTGGCCCCAATGATTTCCAAATAGCAGCTATTGCGATGGTGAATAACTTGATATTAGTTACGCATAATACGCGGGAATTTAGTCGCGTGAATGGCTTGCAAATTGAGGATTGGGAGGAATAA
- the tnpC gene encoding IS66 family transposase yields MEQKRLNHVEQIPAEDWGKTPTSVKKLVEEMAQQIEQQSKKLTEVLSVQEQLLEKINRTSVNSSSPPSSDPPGFGKKWQKTKSGKKRGGQPGHKGNSRDLYPIEECSSVIDHHPEECGNCGATLTGVDTNPYRHQIVEIPPISPIVIEHRLHQLTCIGCGTKTRAILPEDVNLSGYGVRVVALVALLSGVYRNSQRMVQSAMQEVFGISISLGTVNRLRLEASNAVATCVDEAKLYIQNANIVGADETSFNQGNIDGFNPEQRRAWLWVAVTPLVTFFEIALTRCTQGAKNLLGENFRGILNSDRHGAYNWVDLERRQLCWAHLRREFIKISERSGVSAELGTILVKQQEKLFELWHRVRDGTLSRGDFVELVQEIRSSIRATLLEADEYQITAREKTPLAKTVRTCRQLLKVESAMWLFVTTVSVEPTNNAAERAIRPAVIWRRTSFGSQTQAGSVFVARMLTVLTTLKSQKRNVLEFMTQAVVAARGAKTAPSLLPETATCSDDSDLLNAA; encoded by the coding sequence ATGGAACAAAAGCGCCTAAATCATGTAGAGCAGATACCCGCAGAAGATTGGGGAAAGACTCCAACCAGTGTCAAAAAACTGGTGGAGGAGATGGCGCAGCAAATAGAACAACAGTCAAAGAAACTAACGGAAGTCCTGAGTGTTCAAGAACAATTATTAGAAAAAATCAATCGGACTTCCGTTAACTCATCATCACCACCCTCAAGTGACCCACCAGGATTTGGAAAAAAGTGGCAAAAGACAAAAAGCGGTAAAAAGCGAGGGGGTCAGCCCGGTCACAAAGGAAATAGTCGGGACTTGTACCCAATCGAAGAATGTAGCTCAGTAATAGATCATCATCCAGAAGAATGCGGTAATTGTGGAGCCACCCTTACGGGAGTTGACACAAACCCCTATCGGCATCAGATAGTAGAAATTCCACCCATTAGTCCCATAGTCATCGAGCATCGTTTGCATCAATTGACCTGTATAGGATGTGGCACTAAGACCCGTGCCATATTACCAGAAGATGTGAACCTAAGTGGTTACGGAGTCAGAGTAGTAGCACTAGTGGCACTTCTGAGTGGAGTGTACCGCAATAGTCAAAGAATGGTACAAAGTGCCATGCAAGAAGTATTTGGAATCTCAATATCATTGGGAACCGTCAACAGACTGCGGCTGGAAGCGAGTAATGCCGTGGCAACCTGTGTAGATGAAGCCAAACTATATATTCAAAACGCAAACATCGTCGGAGCGGATGAAACCAGCTTTAATCAAGGAAATATTGACGGCTTTAATCCTGAACAACGAAGAGCCTGGTTATGGGTTGCAGTCACCCCCCTAGTTACATTTTTTGAAATAGCCCTGACCCGTTGTACCCAAGGGGCAAAAAATTTATTGGGTGAAAACTTCAGGGGAATTTTGAACTCTGACCGTCATGGGGCTTACAACTGGGTAGATTTAGAACGACGGCAATTGTGTTGGGCGCATCTGCGTCGGGAATTTATCAAAATATCGGAACGTTCTGGAGTCTCGGCAGAATTGGGAACAATTCTGGTGAAACAACAAGAGAAGTTGTTTGAACTTTGGCATCGAGTCCGAGATGGTACTTTATCTCGTGGTGATTTTGTGGAGTTGGTTCAGGAGATTCGCTCATCCATCAGAGCCACGTTGCTTGAAGCTGACGAATACCAGATTACAGCACGGGAAAAAACACCCTTGGCAAAAACAGTTCGCACTTGTCGTCAACTGCTCAAAGTTGAGTCAGCGATGTGGTTATTTGTGACAACTGTTAGTGTCGAACCCACTAATAATGCTGCTGAACGAGCTATTCGTCCTGCTGTAATCTGGCGACGGACTAGTTTTGGCTCTCAAACTCAGGCTGGTAGTGTTTTTGTGGCTCGGATGTTAACTGTGTTGACAACTCTCAAGTCCCAAAAGCGCAATGTTTTGGAGTTTATGACTCAGGCTGTTGTTGCGGCTCGTGGTGCTAAAACTGCACCTTCTTTACTTCCAGAAACTGCTACTTGTTCTGATGATTCTGACTTGTTGAATGCGGCCTAA